Below is a genomic region from Chromatiaceae bacterium.
TCGAATACCGTGACCGGCTCGGAGACGTTTTTGAGCGCGGGTTCGGGCAACGTCAGTATTTCGAGGATAGCCACGGGCAGCCTCAGCCGATGTAGGTCTCAATGGCGTTCACGTTGACGTCCACGCCGTCCCGGCGCAACGCATCCAGCGACGCATCGATCGCCTCGACCGGCACATCGGCGACTCCGGATATCTGCATGATGTACACCGGTTTGGCGCGCGTGCCGGCAACGTCGGACTCCAGATCGAGGATGTTGAAGCCACACGCGGCCAGGGCAGCCGTGACTTGGGCGACGATCCCGGCACGATCGGCGCCGCTGACGGTGACCTGGATGTTCGGCAACACATGTTCGTGCAGGTGGGCACGGATCGGATCGACGTGAAGACACATCCCCTGCGCCTCGATAACGGGTTTCAGCCGGCCGCGCAGTTCATCTTCCCCGTGGATTCCAGAGACCATCATCATGATCGTGAAGTTGCCGCCGAGCCGCAGCATCGAGGTCTCTCCGAGATTCAGCCCCAGATCGAACAGCGCCTGGGTGACCGCGGCGACGATGCCCGGTTTGTCCTCGCCGATGAGCGTCAGCATGTACCAGTGGTTGTTCATGGGGTTCGCCTCGTGCCGTTCAAGGTTGCAGCCAGATCAGGCTGGCCATTCTGCCGGTAATGCCGTCGCGGCGGTAGGAGAAGAACCGTTGCGGCATACTGAAGGTGCAGAACCCGCCGCCGCTGACCCGCTCAATGCCGCAGCGGTGCAGGCGGAAGCTGGCCAAGCCGTACAGATCAGCGAGCCAGTGGCCCGCGCCGTGTGCCACGAAATGCGCCTCACTCGCCGGATCCTCGTCGACGAAGGCCACATGGACCTCGTCGCCGACCTCGAATACATCGGGCCCGATCGCCGGCCCCATCCAGGCGAGCAACTGCGCCGGGTCTTCGCCGAATGCGGCCACGGCCTGCTCGAGCACCCCGGCGAGCAGCCCGCGCCAACCGGCGTGCACGGCTGCCACCCGGGTACCTGAGGTGTTGCACAACAGCACCGGCAGGCAATCGGCCGTCAGCACCACGCACACCGCGCCACGCCGGTCTTCGAAGCAGGCATCGGCGCATTCCAACATAGCTCCGCGGCGCTTCACCGCAGTGCCGTGGACCTGGCGCAGCCATTGCGGTTCGGATGGCAACTGCAGGAAGCGCTGCAGCCGTTGGCGATTGCACGCCACGTCTGCCGGATCGTCTTCGACATGATCGGCCAGGTTGAGGCTGGCCCAGTCACCCCGGCTCACGCCACCGACACGCGTCGTGCAACAGGCCTTCACCCCTGACGGCGCGGTCCAGTCCGGGTAGATGCACTCAATCGTCGATGCCATCGTCATACCCATCGGGGCCCTCGTAAGCGTCCAGGGTCCCGCCGTCATCGGTGTCGTCGTAGTCGCGATCGTGCCAATGAACGCTCGCATCCTCGGCCAGGGCATCGATCACCGTGCGCATGTCCGCCGGTATCGGACAGCTGAAACGCAGTGCCCGACCGCTGATCGGGTGATTGAGATCCAGGCGCTTGGCATGCAGGGCCTGGCGATGAAAACCACGCAACACCTGTTTGAGCGCGTCCGACGCACCGCGCGGCAGCTGCAGACGTCCGCCGTAGACCGGGTCGCCGAACACCGGATGGCGCAGGTGCGCAAGGTGCACCCGGATCTGGTGGGTACGCCCGGTCTCGAGTACCACCTTTAGCAAGGTGTGTCCGCGGAAGTGTTCCAGTACGCGGAAATGGGTGACCGCGGGACGGCCGAGCGGATTCACCGCCATGCGCGTGCGCTGGGTCGGATGCCGGCCGATCGGCAGGTCGATCGTCCCTCCCGCGGGCATTCCGCCGACCACCAGGGCGCGGTATTCGCGGTGGATCTGGCGCGCGGACATCGCCTCGACCAGGCGTTTGTGCGCCGCCTGGGTCCGGCCGATGACCATCAGGCCGGTGGTGTCCTTGTCCAGCCGGTGCACGATACCGGCGCGCGGCAGCTCGGCCAGCGCGGGATCGTGGTGCAACAGCGCATTCTGAACGGTGCCGTCCGGGTTCCCGGCAGCCGGATGCACGACCAGCCCGGCCGGCTTGTCGATGACCAGCAGGTGCTGGTCCTCAAACACGATATTGAGCGGAATATCCTGCGCGACGCAGGCCACCTGCTGCTCGACCAAGGCACGCAACTGCAGCCGATCGCCCGGACCGACAGGATCGCGTGGGCGACGTTGCTGGCCATTGACGCTGACCCGGCCGTCACGCGTCCAGGCCTGCAATCGACTGCGCGAATAATCCGGGAACAGGCTGGCCAGCGCCTGGTCGAGGCGTACGCCGGCCAGGTCGTCGCCTACCGTCGCCTCGAGGATCTGCTCATGCGGTGTCTGATCAGGCAAGTCGCTTCCGGTATAATCGTCGGCCAGTTCGGAATCAGGGATTATCGCCCATGTTGCGCATGCGCTGGCCAATTTTGCTGTCTATCCTGCTACTGGGCGGCTGCTCGGCGTTCGAGGAAAAGGATGAGACCCTGACCTGGAGCCAGCAGAAGCTGTACACCGAAGCGACCGACGAGATGAACGGCGGCAACTATGAGCGGGCGATCAAGTACTACGAGATCCTCGAGTCACGCTATCCGTTCGGCAAGTATGCGCACCAGTCACAGATCAACCTCGCGTATGCGTACTACCGCTTTTCCGAACCGGAGTCCGCACTGGCCGCAGCCG
It encodes:
- a CDS encoding amino acid-binding protein, with translation MLTLIGEDKPGIVAAVTQALFDLGLNLGETSMLRLGGNFTIMMMVSGIHGEDELRGRLKPVIEAQGMCLHVDPIRAHLHEHVLPNIQVTVSGADRAGIVAQVTAALAACGFNILDLESDVAGTRAKPVYIMQISGVADVPVEAIDASLDALRRDGVDVNVNAIETYIG
- the pgeF gene encoding peptidoglycan editing factor PgeF codes for the protein MASTIECIYPDWTAPSGVKACCTTRVGGVSRGDWASLNLADHVEDDPADVACNRQRLQRFLQLPSEPQWLRQVHGTAVKRRGAMLECADACFEDRRGAVCVVLTADCLPVLLCNTSGTRVAAVHAGWRGLLAGVLEQAVAAFGEDPAQLLAWMGPAIGPDVFEVGDEVHVAFVDEDPASEAHFVAHGAGHWLADLYGLASFRLHRCGIERVSGGGFCTFSMPQRFFSYRRDGITGRMASLIWLQP
- the rluD gene encoding 23S rRNA pseudouridine(1911/1915/1917) synthase RluD, translated to MPDQTPHEQILEATVGDDLAGVRLDQALASLFPDYSRSRLQAWTRDGRVSVNGQQRRPRDPVGPGDRLQLRALVEQQVACVAQDIPLNIVFEDQHLLVIDKPAGLVVHPAAGNPDGTVQNALLHHDPALAELPRAGIVHRLDKDTTGLMVIGRTQAAHKRLVEAMSARQIHREYRALVVGGMPAGGTIDLPIGRHPTQRTRMAVNPLGRPAVTHFRVLEHFRGHTLLKVVLETGRTHQIRVHLAHLRHPVFGDPVYGGRLQLPRGASDALKQVLRGFHRQALHAKRLDLNHPISGRALRFSCPIPADMRTVIDALAEDASVHWHDRDYDDTDDGGTLDAYEGPDGYDDGIDD